In the genome of Enterococcus sp. DIV2402, the window CACGATTGATTTTGAGAAAGTCCACTGGCGTTTCACCTGGAATCGTTCCAACAATAAGAATTTTCCCTCTACGTTTTACTAGCTGCAAGGCCATTTTTGCTGTGGCGATTGCTCCAGCAGTTTCAAATACCACATCTGCCCCGTATTCTCCTACAATTGCTTTTGTACTTTCAATCACTGAAGGTTCCCTTCCGTCAAAAATGGCCGTTGCACCTAATTTTTCAGACATTTGTAATCGATTTTCTAATACATCTATCACTACTATTTCCGCAGCTCCCATTAGTTTAGCTGCCTGAACAGTCATTAAACCAATACAGCCTGATCCCAAAATAACTACTTTCTTACCTAACAATTCTCCAGCCATCTCTGCAGCATGGACACCAACAGCTGCTGGTTCAACTAAAGCACCTTCAATCAAACTCATACTATCCGGCAAAGCAAATGTCATATCTTCCGGATGGGCTAAATAATTAGTTAGCGCTCCTTTATAGTTAGGCTGAGTTGCCATAAAATCAACATCTGGACAGACATTATAATGCCCTTCTAAACAAAATTCACATTTATAACAAGGAATTCCCGGTTCTATACATACTCGGTCACCGACTTTGAATTTTGTCACTTTATCGCCTACCGCTTCAACGATACCTGCGATTTCGTGCCCCAATCCTATTGTTTGGTTTGGATCTTTTGGTGGAATATAGGGACCGTATTGAAAGCCGTGTACATCTGATCCGCAAATACCTACGTATCCAACTTTGATTAATACTTCATTAGATTTCGGAATTGGAACTTCCGCATCTTTGATTACCATTTTTCCCGGTCGTTCTAAAATTGCTACTGTGTTTTGCATTGATAATTCTCCTTTATAAAAAATTTTTAATTAACTTCCTCGATTAAATCATTTTCAAAACTATCTATACTGTTCTCTCTTTCAATTGCAATTTCTTCTACTGATTTACCCCTTGTCTCAATTCCAAAAACTGAAAGAACTAATGCACACAAGCTCAAGAGTATTCCCAGAACAAGAAAGACTGCTGTTACACCAAAATCTGTTAAAAGCCATGCAATGAGATATGGCATAC includes:
- a CDS encoding NAD(P)-dependent alcohol dehydrogenase; the encoded protein is MQNTVAILERPGKMVIKDAEVPIPKSNEVLIKVGYVGICGSDVHGFQYGPYIPPKDPNQTIGLGHEIAGIVEAVGDKVTKFKVGDRVCIEPGIPCYKCEFCLEGHYNVCPDVDFMATQPNYKGALTNYLAHPEDMTFALPDSMSLIEGALVEPAAVGVHAAEMAGELLGKKVVILGSGCIGLMTVQAAKLMGAAEIVVIDVLENRLQMSEKLGATAIFDGREPSVIESTKAIVGEYGADVVFETAGAIATAKMALQLVKRRGKILIVGTIPGETPVDFLKINREVTIQTVFRYANDYPKTISMISKGVFDVENIADRYFEYENTQEAFEFSVNNKQELIKGVIRVSKDMN